The genome window TTGTAAccttttttaattgatttatagaAGAACTAAGCTCCTCAAACTGTGCCAAGGATGAATTTACTTAAACAGATCCTTCCTACTTTTGCTTAACTGTCTTTTAAATCCATTCTAACTGTTATCCAACTCGTTAGGGCCTAGTTTCccaatccactctctacaaattcattgtattggattTGCTGGGCCTAGATCCAtttacattttgggcttgggtttCAAAGCACGTCCTTACAATTAGCGCCATCTGTGAGGAGAACTTAGGTGATAGTGAGTGTAACGGTTGATCATGGTAGGATTAGGTCCACACCAAGTAGAGTCCACGGGGTCCCAACGTCAAGACGACTTCCTCAATCTTGAACGCAGGAAGGATCGGGAGGTGAGCGTGCATACCTCACATACCAGTAGAAGCCACTTTCGAGGTGGGAGTCATGTTTCTCAGGAGAAGAATGCTATGGCCATGCAGCTGGAGATTGACAAGTTAAAGAAGAAGTTGCACCATGCACGGCGAAGGGACTCCCTCCAATTCTGCTGTTTCCTCTGATGATGAAGGGGATGTTAGCTACAGACGTAGGTCAAGAACCCTACCCAGTGAGTCTTTCTCCTACGATGAGGAGCACCACCACAAACGTAGGTATAAAAGCCCGCCTTTTAAAGGCTTGGGAAGCGACGCTTTAAGTAGAGCGTTGAACCAAATTTCCAAGTCGCCTTTCACGTGTAATATTGAAGGGGCAAGACTTTCTTGACGATTTAACCAACTAACGTTCATCATTTACAACAGTTGaacagaccccgtggagcatgtaAGCCACTTCAACCAAAGAATGGTTGGTAAGGTGTTCCCATCCAGTCTGGGGCCTGTGGCGATGAAATGGTTCGATGACCTGGGGGCCAGCTCCATAAGTTCCTTTATGGAGCTCACTCGAGCATTTGGCTATCGCTTCATTACTTTCAGTAGGGTTCCTCGACCCTTGGATTCCCTACTGTCCTTAACCATGCGAAAGGGGGAGACCCTGAAGACGTACTCAGACAGATACTGagagatgttcaatgagataaGTGGTGACTTTGACGATGTAGTCATCAGGACTTTCAAGGTCAGCTTACCTACCGAGCACGGTTTAAGGAAGTCTTCAATTGGGAAGCTTGCCACCAGTGTACGCTAACTCATAGACCGAATTaataagtataaaagggttgaGGAAGACTAGCAACAGGGGAAGGGAAAGGCTAAAGctatccctcaggagaggagggattttagGTCGGACCAATACAACAACAACCGACCTTGGAGGGATTTTGCTAGGCCTGCCAAGTTCTGAGAACCAATGCACCAAGTTCTGGAAAAGATCAAGAATGAGTCATTctttaaatggccaaataaAATGGGAAGAGACCTCATGAGGCGCAATTAGAGACGTCATTGTCAATACCACCAGGACCGGGGACACACCACAGAGGACTGTAGAACTTTATGGGATCATCTAGATCagctggtccgagaaggaaGGTTGAAGCAGTTTTTGCATCATTCTAGTGGCCAGGTGGGCCAGACGGGTTCGGAATCCTGGagagatgcttcttcaagacctcATTTgggcacaataaatgtcatcTTTGCTACTCCAGGGAGGACTGGTTCTTGTCCCTCCAGGGTGTTGTCTGTGGCTCGGCTGTCCGCCGAGGACCTTAATTCTGAGCCAAAGAAGGCTAGAGTGGGGATTCGACCGACGCTAAGTTTTTCAAATGAGGATAAGATGGGAACCATCCAGCCACACgatgatgctttggtggtcacCCTCAAGATAGGAGGGTATGATGTAAAGAGGGTGATGGTGGATCAGGGCAGCGGGGCGAAGATTATGTACCCGGATTTGTACATAGGCTTGAACTTAAAACTTGGGGATCTGACAGCGTATGATTCACCTTTAGTGAGTTTTCATGGGAAGGTTGTCATCCCAAAGGGTGAGATTAGGTTGCCCGTTCAGGCAGATTCGGAGGTGGTTGAAGTGGACTTCATTGTAGTGGATGCATACTCTCCTTACATGGCCATTGTGGCCAGACCCTAGCTTTATGCCCTACGGGCCGTCTCTTCTACTTTGCATTTGAAGGTAAAGTATCCATCAGGGGACCGGATTGAGGAGCTTGTAAGGTGTCAGTCCATAGCTAGACAGTGCCTCGTGACTGTAATTATGCATCAGCCTGCAGTTGAGTCCTCGACCTCTACTGAGAGGGGCTTATAGCAGTCAAAGTCTCCAGTGTTACCTGTCGATTGGCCATCTGAGGAGGCGAAGTGTGAGGATTTAGATAAATTTGTTGTGGGTGATAACCCggagaagttttttcaggtTGGGGCTTAGCTACTGCCTCATGAGAAGGAAAAGCTGGTAGAGTTTCTCAAAAGGAATGTGGACGTGTTCGCTTGGAATGCCTACGAAGCTCCGAGAGTGGATCTAATCTTCATCTGCCATCATTTGAACGTTAATCCATCTATCACCCCCAAGAAACAACCACCTCAGCACTCATCTAAGGATCATTCTGACGCTGTCAAAGATG of Quercus lobata isolate SW786 chromosome 8, ValleyOak3.0 Primary Assembly, whole genome shotgun sequence contains these proteins:
- the LOC115956835 gene encoding uncharacterized protein LOC115956835; this encodes MHGEGTPSNSAVSSDDEGDVSYRRRSRTLPSESFSYDEEHHHKRRTGSCPSRVLSVARLSAEDLNSEPKKARVGIRPTLSFSNEDKMGTIQPHDDALVVTLKIGGYDVKRVMVDQGSGAKIMYPDLYIGLNLKLGDLTAYDSPLVSFHGKVVIPKGEIRLPVQADSEVVEVDFIVVDAYSPYMAIVARP